The proteins below are encoded in one region of Apium graveolens cultivar Ventura chromosome 4, ASM990537v1, whole genome shotgun sequence:
- the LOC141717266 gene encoding phenolic glucoside malonyltransferase 1-like, giving the protein MTNAPGNNMVDVLDHCRVSPSLDLSVTKTLPLTFFDIFWLNWPSLSRVYFYEIPCSTTEFTQTIVPHLKKSLASTLEHYYRFCGNLLIPTTLSDNTIPAIRYLDGDSVSLVIAEFSGVASEGLTNLSGNDARDVEELLALVPELPRGSTDTSEDGTVMVSPVLALQVTLFRDHGFSVGIRNSHVVADGKSMYNFIRTWTSISAKQLIGEDDFKNLDSLPFYDRSVIKDPNGMGSIFLRESLRMAEEYQKDFAHAGDKKKMVQATFVMNRAQIHGLKNLVSGQVPHVSTFVAVCAYVWTCMAKARAALGQETNVEAEVVENFVFAMDARARLDPPIASNYFGNAVLGCWTSLKTIQLVGEEGFGNAVKKIRTVLDEQINNEEGVLKGMDTVFDRIEARKGQMSFGVAGSPKFDYYSADFGWGKPKKYKVISEKFALAGSRDSEGDLELGFCFSKDEMDAFTTIFTQGLLN; this is encoded by the coding sequence ATGACTAATGCACCAGGCAACAACATGGTAGATGTTCTCGATCACTGCCGTGTTTCACCATCACTTGATCTCTCCGTTACTAAAACTTTGCCCCTCACTTTCTTCGACATATTTTGGCTAAACTGGCCTTCTCTTAGCCGTGTTTACTTCTATGAAATCCCCTGTTCTACAACTGAGTTTACTCAAACAATTGTTCCGCATCTTAAAAAATCACTAGCCTCAACTCTCGAACACTACTATCGGTTTTGCGGTAATTTATTGATTCCCACAACTCTTTCTGACAATACCATCCCTGCAATTCGTTACTTGGATGGTGACTCGGTTTCGCTAGTTATAGCGGAGTTTAGTGGTGTTGCTTCTGAAGGACTTACGAATTTATCTGGTAATGATGCTCGAGATGTTGAGGAATTGCTCGCGCTTGTTCCTGAACTGCCACGAGGTAGTACTGATACAAGTGAAGATGGTACTGTTATGGTATCTCCTGTTTTAGCTCTTCAAGTGACTTTGTTTCGGGATCATGGATTCAGCGTTGGAATCAGAAACTCGCATGTTGTTGCTGATGGAAAATCTATGTACAATTTCATCAGGACATGGACGTCAATTAGTGCTAAGCAACTTATTGGCGAAGATGATTTTAAGAATTTAGATAGCCTTCCATTTTATGATAGGAGTGTGATCAAAGACCCCAATGGAATGGGCTCGATTTTCTTGAGGGAAAGTTTGCGCATGGCAGAGGAATATCAGAAAGATTTTGCTCATGCAGGGGATAAGAAAAAAATGGTTCAAGCCACATTTGTGATGAATCGAGCCCAGATCCATGGACTTAAAAACTTGGTGTCAGGCCAGGTACCACATGTATCGACTTTTGTGGCGGTGTGTGCCTATGTATGGACTTGCATGGCAAAGGCACGCGCAGCTCTAGGTCAGGAGACGAATGTTGAAGCTGAGGTAGTGGAGAATTTTGTGTTTGCCATGGACGCTAGGGCTCGTCTGGATCCACCAATAGCTTCCAATTATTTTGGAAATGCGGTTTTGGGTTGTTGGACTTCCCTAAAAACCATCCAGTTAGTAGGAGAAGAAGGCTTTGGGAATGCAGTTAAGAAAATAAGAACGGTTCTTGATGAACAGATAAACAATGAGGAGGGAGTGTTGAAAGGGATGGATACGGTTTTTGACAGGATTGAAGCTAGGAAAGGCCAGATGAGTTTTGGGGTTGCTGGTTCGCCAAAGTTTGACTATTACAGTGCAGATTTTGGGTGGGGCAAACCTAAAAAGTACAAAGTTATTTCAGAGAAATTTGCGCTTGCTGGATCCAGGGATTCAGAGGGTGATCTGGAACTTGGATTTTGCTTCTCAAAAGATGAAATGGATGCTTTCACTACCATCTTCACCCAAGGGTTGCTCAACTAA